One window from the genome of Roseisolibacter agri encodes:
- a CDS encoding SDR family oxidoreductase has product MPAQHQEEPGLEADLTLRPQYEAPSYRAAGKLHGKAALITGGDSGIGRAVAVLYAREGADVAIVYLPVEQRDADETKRAVEAEGRRCVLIAGDVTDAAFCREAVERTVRELGKLDILVNNAAHQKDKESIADITDEEFEKTFRTNIFAYFWFARAALPHLRPGSSIINTGSVTGLEGSKTLLDYSATKGAIHAFTKSLAQQLVERKIRVNCVAPGPVWTPLNPQSKPAEQVAEFGKDTPMKRPAQPEEMAPAFVFFASTADSSYITGEVLALLGGETTAG; this is encoded by the coding sequence GACCTCACGCTCCGTCCGCAGTACGAGGCGCCGTCGTATCGCGCCGCGGGGAAGCTGCACGGCAAGGCGGCGCTGATCACCGGCGGCGACTCGGGGATCGGCCGCGCGGTGGCGGTGCTCTACGCGCGCGAGGGCGCCGACGTCGCGATCGTGTACCTCCCCGTCGAGCAACGCGACGCCGACGAGACGAAGCGGGCGGTGGAGGCCGAGGGGCGCCGCTGCGTGCTGATCGCGGGCGACGTGACCGACGCGGCGTTCTGCCGCGAGGCGGTGGAGCGCACGGTGCGCGAGCTGGGGAAGCTCGACATCCTCGTCAACAACGCCGCGCACCAGAAGGACAAGGAGAGCATCGCGGACATCACCGACGAGGAATTCGAGAAGACGTTCCGCACGAACATCTTCGCGTACTTCTGGTTCGCGCGCGCGGCGCTGCCGCATCTGAGGCCGGGCTCGAGCATCATCAACACCGGTTCCGTAACCGGGCTCGAGGGTAGCAAGACGCTCCTCGACTACTCGGCGACGAAGGGCGCGATCCACGCTTTCACGAAATCTCTGGCGCAACAGCTCGTCGAGCGAAAGATTCGCGTGAACTGCGTGGCGCCGGGTCCGGTATGGACGCCGCTCAACCCGCAGTCGAAGCCCGCGGAGCAGGTGGCGGAGTTCGGGAAGGACACGCCCATGAAGCGACCCGCGCAGCCGGAGGAGATGGCGCCGGCTTTCGTGTTCTTCGCGTCGACGGCGGACTCGAGCTACATCACCGGCGAGGTGCTCGCGCTCCTGGGCGGGGAGACGACGGCTGGCTGA
- a CDS encoding KGG domain-containing protein, producing the protein MAGNANGNTNGNGGKSKRGFASMDANRQREIASKGGRAAHAKGTAHEWSSDEARVAGQKGGIAVSRDRAHMAAIGREGGESRSRASRIQREQQRGGVSPDREMQRMVSRETSSPSDRGQSGGSGLRQNTSTDARDLDAR; encoded by the coding sequence ATGGCCGGCAACGCGAACGGAAACACCAACGGGAACGGCGGGAAGAGCAAGCGCGGCTTCGCGTCGATGGATGCGAACCGCCAGCGCGAGATCGCCAGCAAGGGCGGCCGCGCCGCGCACGCCAAGGGGACCGCGCACGAGTGGTCGTCCGACGAGGCGCGCGTGGCCGGGCAGAAGGGCGGGATCGCGGTGAGCCGCGACCGCGCCCACATGGCCGCCATCGGGCGCGAGGGAGGCGAGTCGCGCAGCCGCGCGAGCCGCATCCAGCGCGAGCAGCAGCGTGGCGGCGTCTCGCCCGACCGCGAGATGCAGCGCATGGTCAGCCGTGAGACGAGCAGTCCGTCGGATCGCGGGCAGTCTGGCGGGAGCGGGCTGCGTCAGAACACGAGCACGGACGCGCGGGACCTCGACGCCCGCTAG
- a CDS encoding chemotaxis protein CheW: MTASPAAAQDRGGKFLTFYLADEEYGVEILKVQEIIGLQPITRVPRTPAFIRGVINLRGKVIPIMDLRERFGMASAAEALAGATEAEVAAAEAVRCIIVVEVVGPTGRAVPVGIVVDRVSEVSAIAGAEIEDAPSFGSGVRTEYLLGLGKSQGRVKLLLDIDRVLAADELGALTVEIDG; encoded by the coding sequence ATGACTGCTTCCCCCGCCGCGGCGCAGGACCGCGGCGGGAAGTTCCTGACCTTCTACCTCGCCGACGAGGAGTACGGCGTGGAGATCCTGAAGGTGCAGGAGATCATCGGCCTGCAGCCGATCACGCGCGTGCCGCGGACCCCGGCCTTCATCCGCGGCGTCATCAACCTGCGCGGCAAGGTCATCCCGATCATGGACCTCCGGGAGCGCTTCGGCATGGCGAGCGCCGCCGAGGCCCTCGCCGGCGCCACGGAGGCCGAGGTGGCCGCGGCCGAGGCGGTGCGCTGCATCATCGTCGTGGAAGTGGTGGGCCCCACGGGCCGCGCGGTGCCGGTCGGCATCGTGGTGGACCGGGTGAGCGAGGTCTCGGCGATCGCGGGGGCGGAGATCGAGGACGCGCCGAGCTTCGGCTCGGGCGTGCGCACCGAGTACCTGCTGGGGCTCGGCAAGTCGCAGGGGCGCGTCAAGCTGCTGCTCGACATCGACCGCGTGCTCGCGGCGGACGAGCTCGGCGCGCTGACGGTGGAGATCGACGGCTGA
- a CDS encoding HAMP domain-containing methyl-accepting chemotaxis protein: MRFFSDLRLGRKLALTFGALAVVVAGLGGFALKQLATVNGSTVEVADQWLVRVTTLATTRKWFLTYRIALRDHLIEQDTTKLAPIEAKVKTASDSLDAARKRYQPMIASDSERVLFERFTSEWGTYTAAVPTIFEASRRLDKESAKASLAGVQPNANSSTVALEAEIALGQHGAATARDAAKATYERARWLIGVTVLVAVMLSVLFGMLLTRAIARPVRAVAERLGALAEGDTRHEAPVTGRDEIGQLASAYTALVTTQRALATAAGSVASGDLSADVPVRGEHDVLGTAFRRMRDTVGTVCAEVETLTGAAHAGQLEVRGDASRFEGAFARLVGGVNATLDAVVEPMQESTAVLERLAKRDLTARVQGAYVGDHARVKEALNGAVDALADALREVGAASEQVSAAGGQIAGGSEALAQGASEQAASLEEIAASVQELNAMAERTAENAREARDLATATQSGASAGAEKMTALGTALGAIKSSADQTAKIIRTIDEIAFQTNLLALNAAVEAARAGDAGRGFAVVAEEVRALALRSAEAARNTATLIEESAQRVDGGVRLGQEVAAEFEEVTRRVARTTQVVTEITAAAEQQTSGVRQITDALGEMNGVTQHTAANAEESAAAAEELSAQAKTLQDVVAGFRLDADASAGVRASVVEDHDDHVPVARNVFVADRAGPRGRARADRRHATI; encoded by the coding sequence ATGCGCTTCTTCTCCGACCTGCGGCTCGGCCGCAAGCTCGCGCTGACGTTCGGCGCGCTCGCCGTCGTCGTCGCCGGTCTCGGCGGCTTCGCGCTCAAGCAGCTCGCCACCGTGAACGGCTCCACCGTCGAGGTGGCCGACCAGTGGCTGGTCCGCGTCACCACGCTGGCGACCACGCGCAAGTGGTTCCTGACGTATCGCATCGCGCTGCGCGACCACCTCATCGAGCAGGACACGACGAAGCTCGCCCCCATCGAGGCGAAGGTGAAGACCGCGAGCGACTCGCTCGACGCCGCCCGCAAGCGCTACCAGCCGATGATCGCGAGCGACTCGGAGCGCGTCCTCTTCGAGCGCTTCACCTCGGAGTGGGGCACGTACACCGCGGCGGTGCCGACCATCTTCGAGGCCTCGCGCCGGCTCGACAAGGAGAGCGCGAAGGCGTCGCTCGCCGGCGTCCAGCCGAACGCGAACTCGTCCACCGTCGCGCTCGAGGCGGAGATCGCGCTCGGCCAGCACGGCGCGGCCACGGCGCGCGACGCCGCGAAGGCCACGTACGAGCGGGCGCGCTGGCTCATCGGCGTGACGGTGCTCGTCGCGGTGATGCTGAGCGTCCTGTTCGGCATGCTGCTGACGCGCGCGATCGCCCGTCCGGTGCGCGCCGTGGCCGAGCGCCTGGGCGCGCTCGCCGAGGGCGACACGCGGCACGAGGCGCCCGTCACCGGCCGTGACGAGATCGGGCAGCTGGCGTCGGCGTACACGGCCCTCGTGACGACGCAGCGCGCGCTCGCGACGGCGGCCGGCAGCGTCGCCAGTGGCGATCTCTCCGCCGACGTGCCGGTGCGCGGCGAGCACGACGTCCTCGGCACCGCATTCCGTCGCATGCGCGACACGGTCGGCACCGTCTGCGCCGAGGTCGAGACGCTCACCGGCGCGGCGCACGCGGGCCAGCTGGAGGTGCGCGGCGACGCCAGCCGCTTCGAGGGCGCCTTCGCGCGCCTGGTCGGTGGCGTGAACGCGACGCTCGACGCCGTCGTCGAGCCGATGCAGGAGTCGACGGCGGTGCTCGAGCGCCTCGCGAAGCGCGACCTGACGGCGCGCGTGCAGGGTGCGTACGTCGGCGACCATGCGCGCGTGAAGGAAGCGCTGAACGGCGCCGTCGACGCGCTGGCGGACGCGCTGCGCGAGGTCGGTGCGGCGAGCGAGCAGGTGTCCGCGGCCGGCGGGCAGATCGCCGGCGGCAGCGAGGCGCTGGCGCAGGGCGCGAGCGAGCAGGCCGCGTCGCTCGAGGAGATCGCCGCCAGCGTGCAGGAGCTGAACGCGATGGCCGAGCGCACGGCGGAGAACGCGCGCGAGGCGCGCGACCTCGCCACCGCGACGCAGAGCGGCGCGTCGGCGGGCGCCGAAAAGATGACCGCGCTCGGCACCGCGCTGGGCGCGATCAAGAGCTCGGCCGACCAGACCGCGAAGATCATCCGCACGATCGACGAGATCGCGTTCCAGACGAACCTGCTCGCGCTCAACGCCGCGGTCGAAGCCGCGCGTGCGGGCGACGCGGGGCGCGGCTTCGCGGTCGTCGCCGAGGAGGTCCGTGCGCTCGCGCTCCGCAGCGCCGAGGCGGCGCGCAACACGGCCACGCTGATCGAGGAGAGCGCGCAGCGCGTGGACGGCGGCGTGCGCCTCGGGCAGGAAGTGGCGGCCGAGTTCGAGGAGGTCACGCGCCGCGTGGCGCGCACGACGCAGGTCGTCACCGAGATCACCGCGGCGGCCGAGCAGCAGACGTCGGGCGTGCGGCAGATCACCGACGCGCTGGGCGAGATGAACGGCGTCACGCAGCACACCGCCGCGAACGCCGAGGAGAGCGCCGCCGCTGCCGAGGAGCTCTCGGCGCAGGCGAAGACGCTGCAGGACGTGGTCGCCGGCTTCCGCCTGGATGCGGACGCGTCGGCCGGCGTGCGCGCGAGCGTCGTCGAGGACCACGATGACCACGTGCCCGTCGCCCGCAACGTCTTCGTGGCGGATCGTGCCGGCCCGCGCGGCCGTGCGCGCGCGGACCGCCGTCACGCCACCATCTGA
- a CDS encoding porin: MSNALRLSLLGAATCLAASAAPAQSRPEPRPTQLAQHSPAASPDTSRAAPKDGTAPRDTTARDTTARDTTTRRAPAPAAPAQPTLLPGAGTIRINGLLQAWYMTHTTSSRSSFRLRRAELRLNGDLGRRVGWALGIDAAKALSVTPTYVTVNGQRVLADETVNLASQILQDAMVTVHAPAGISIDVGQTKVPLSFAGMQGSGRLETVERPMFAADRARGGAFGDVRDVGVLVRGSTLGHVDYSVGAFNGSGESQNGIDRNDQKSLAGRVVLRALVPGLQVGASGVYGGRPSADYARRDRLGAEAQYAAGPIVARSEFMSGTDGATHRAGYYGLTSVRARRGVDLVARYDVWDPDTHNESSAATARATDVLGGVNLALGGSNSAVQIDYQVRSFHGHLAPRASQLLLNVQTSW; the protein is encoded by the coding sequence ATGTCCAACGCCCTTCGCCTGTCCCTCCTCGGGGCGGCCACGTGCCTCGCCGCGTCGGCCGCCCCCGCGCAGTCGCGGCCCGAGCCGCGCCCGACGCAGCTCGCGCAGCACTCGCCGGCGGCCAGCCCGGACACCAGCCGCGCCGCGCCGAAGGACGGCACGGCTCCGCGCGACACGACCGCGCGCGACACGACCGCGCGCGACACCACGACGCGCCGCGCGCCCGCTCCCGCGGCGCCCGCCCAGCCGACGCTGCTCCCGGGCGCGGGCACGATCCGGATCAACGGCCTGCTCCAGGCCTGGTACATGACGCACACGACGTCCAGCCGGAGCTCGTTCCGGCTGCGTCGCGCGGAGCTCCGCCTCAACGGCGACCTCGGTCGGCGCGTCGGCTGGGCGCTCGGCATCGACGCGGCGAAGGCGCTCTCCGTGACGCCCACGTACGTGACGGTCAACGGCCAGCGCGTCCTCGCCGACGAGACGGTGAATCTCGCGAGCCAGATCCTGCAGGATGCCATGGTCACGGTGCACGCGCCGGCCGGCATCTCGATCGACGTCGGCCAGACCAAGGTCCCGCTCAGCTTCGCGGGCATGCAGGGCAGCGGACGCCTGGAGACGGTGGAGCGGCCGATGTTCGCCGCGGACCGCGCGCGCGGCGGCGCCTTCGGTGACGTGCGCGACGTCGGCGTGCTGGTGCGCGGCTCGACGCTCGGCCACGTCGACTACTCGGTCGGCGCCTTCAACGGCAGCGGCGAGTCGCAGAACGGCATCGATCGCAACGACCAGAAGTCGCTCGCCGGGCGCGTCGTGCTCCGCGCGCTCGTCCCGGGGCTGCAGGTCGGTGCGTCGGGCGTGTACGGCGGTCGCCCGAGCGCGGACTACGCGCGCCGCGATCGCCTCGGCGCCGAGGCGCAGTACGCCGCCGGCCCCATCGTCGCACGCTCCGAGTTCATGTCCGGCACCGACGGCGCGACGCACCGTGCGGGCTATTACGGCCTCACGAGCGTGCGCGCGCGGCGCGGCGTCGACCTGGTCGCGCGCTACGACGTCTGGGATCCGGACACGCACAACGAGTCCTCCGCCGCGACCGCGCGCGCGACCGACGTCCTCGGTGGCGTCAACCTCGCGCTCGGCGGCAGCAACTCGGCCGTGCAGATCGACTATCAGGTGCGCTCGTTCCACGGCCACCTCGCGCCCCGCGCGTCGCAGCTCCTGCTGAACGTCCAGACCTCCTGGTGA
- a CDS encoding carbonic anhydrase, which translates to MSRLPHHALLENNRRWVRERTAEDPEFFRRRAARHEPRYLWIGCSDARVPADVITGTEPGEMFVHRNIANQVVPGDANLLAVLQYAVEALGVQDVIVCGHEECGGVKAALGAAAPPAVDQWLMHVRTVARLHDEELQALPPGDARIVRLVELNVREQVYNLSRTPVVQRAWARGQTLRIHGLVYGLHEGLLRDTGVTMDGSPLIGSAPIGAPSGAPNALPGLRHRQVEELRAG; encoded by the coding sequence GTGAGCCGGCTGCCCCACCACGCGCTGCTCGAGAACAACCGCCGCTGGGTCCGCGAGCGCACCGCCGAGGACCCGGAGTTCTTCCGCCGCCGCGCGGCGCGCCACGAGCCCCGCTACCTGTGGATCGGCTGCTCGGACGCGCGCGTGCCGGCGGACGTCATCACCGGCACCGAGCCGGGCGAGATGTTCGTGCACCGCAACATCGCGAACCAGGTCGTGCCCGGCGACGCCAACCTGCTCGCGGTGCTCCAGTACGCGGTGGAGGCGCTGGGCGTGCAGGACGTCATCGTCTGCGGCCACGAGGAGTGCGGCGGCGTGAAGGCCGCCCTCGGCGCGGCGGCGCCGCCGGCGGTGGACCAGTGGCTGATGCACGTGCGCACGGTCGCGCGCCTGCACGACGAGGAGCTGCAGGCGCTCCCGCCCGGCGACGCGCGCATCGTGCGGCTGGTCGAGCTGAACGTGCGCGAGCAGGTCTACAACCTCAGTCGCACGCCGGTCGTGCAGCGCGCGTGGGCGCGCGGCCAGACGCTGCGGATCCACGGACTGGTGTACGGGCTCCACGAGGGGCTGCTGCGCGACACGGGCGTCACGATGGACGGGAGCCCGCTGATCGGGAGCGCGCCCATCGGCGCGCCGAGCGGCGCCCCGAACGCGCTGCCGGGCCTGCGCCACCGCCAGGTCGAGGAGCTCCGGGCCGGCTGA